One Mixta gaviniae genomic window carries:
- the garD gene encoding galactarate dehydratase, which yields MKTIREETPRYIRVHEADNVAIVVNDNGLTAGSVFPCGLQLTEHIPQGHKVALTPIARGEAIRRYGEVIGYALRAIPQGGWIEESLVALPEAPPLASLPLATRVPESLPPLEGYTFEGYRNADGSVGTRNLLGITTSVHCVAGVVDYVVNIIERELLPRYPNVDGVVALNHLYGCGVAINAPAAVVPIRTIHNLALNANFGGEVMVVSLGCEKLQPERLLAANGDDVQAISLGDEDIVRLQDERHVGFEAMVQEILQVAERHLQRLNQRQRETCPASELIVGMQCGGSDAFSGVTANPAVGFASDLLVRCGATVMFSEVTEVRDAIHLLTPRVVDEATGKRLLEEMAWYDDYLSLGQTDRSANPSPGNKKGGLANVVEKALGSIAKSGRSAIVEVLSPGQRPTKRGLIYAATPASDFVCGTQQMASGITLQVFTTGRGTPYGLAAIPVIKMATRTALATRWHDLMDINAGTIATGEETIEQVGWRLFELILEIASGRQQTWSDRWGIRNALAVFNPAPVT from the coding sequence ATGAAAACGATTCGTGAAGAGACGCCGCGCTATATCCGGGTACACGAAGCCGATAATGTCGCTATCGTGGTGAATGACAACGGCCTGACCGCAGGGTCGGTTTTTCCCTGCGGCCTGCAGCTGACCGAGCATATTCCTCAGGGCCATAAGGTGGCGCTGACGCCCATTGCGCGCGGCGAAGCGATACGCCGCTACGGCGAGGTGATCGGCTATGCCCTGCGCGCTATTCCGCAGGGCGGCTGGATTGAAGAGTCGCTGGTGGCGCTGCCCGAAGCGCCGCCGCTGGCGAGCCTGCCGCTGGCGACGCGCGTGCCGGAATCGCTGCCGCCGCTGGAAGGCTACACCTTCGAAGGCTACCGCAACGCCGACGGCAGCGTCGGCACGCGCAATCTGCTGGGCATCACCACCAGCGTTCACTGCGTCGCCGGCGTGGTCGATTACGTGGTCAATATTATCGAACGCGAGCTGCTGCCGCGTTATCCCAACGTCGATGGCGTGGTGGCGCTCAATCATCTCTACGGCTGCGGCGTGGCGATCAACGCGCCGGCAGCGGTGGTACCGATCCGCACCATTCATAATTTGGCGCTGAACGCTAATTTCGGCGGCGAAGTGATGGTGGTCAGCCTCGGCTGTGAAAAGCTGCAGCCGGAGCGACTGCTGGCCGCCAACGGCGATGATGTGCAGGCAATCTCACTCGGCGACGAAGATATCGTGCGGCTGCAGGATGAGCGCCACGTCGGCTTCGAAGCGATGGTGCAGGAGATCCTGCAGGTGGCGGAGCGCCATCTTCAGCGCCTGAATCAGCGCCAGCGGGAAACCTGCCCGGCATCCGAGCTGATTGTCGGTATGCAGTGCGGCGGCAGCGACGCCTTTTCCGGCGTGACGGCCAATCCGGCGGTCGGCTTCGCCTCCGATCTGCTGGTGCGCTGCGGCGCGACGGTGATGTTTTCCGAAGTGACGGAGGTGCGTGACGCGATCCATCTGCTGACGCCGCGCGTGGTGGACGAAGCGACGGGAAAACGTCTGCTGGAGGAGATGGCCTGGTATGATGACTACCTGAGCCTGGGGCAAACCGATCGCAGCGCCAACCCTTCGCCGGGCAATAAAAAAGGCGGGCTGGCGAACGTGGTGGAGAAAGCGCTTGGCTCTATCGCCAAGTCAGGGCGCAGCGCCATCGTCGAGGTTCTCTCGCCCGGCCAGCGGCCGACCAAACGCGGGTTAATCTATGCGGCGACCCCCGCCAGTGATTTTGTCTGCGGCACGCAGCAGATGGCTTCCGGCATCACCTTACAGGTATTTACCACCGGACGCGGCACCCCGTACGGCCTGGCGGCGATCCCGGTGATCAAAATGGCGACGCGCACTGCGCTGGCGACGCGCTGGCACGATCTGATGGATATCAACGCGGGCACTATTGCGACAGGGGAAGAGACCATTGAGCAGGTGGGCTGGCGGCTGTTTGAGCTGATCCTGGAGATCGCCAGCGGCCGCCAGCAAACCTGGTCCGATCGCTGGGGCATTCGCAACGCGCTGGCGGTGTTTAACCCGGCGCCGGTGACCTGA
- a CDS encoding flavodoxin → MAQIGIFVGTVYGNALLVAEEAEPVLQAQGHEVKIFEDPRLSDWQQYSDKVALVVTSTTGHGDFPDSIAGLYHDVKDKLGHQPQLRYGVIALGDSSYENFCGAGKTFDAQLQEQGATRVGELLLVDAMESPEPESVSTPWVENWGKLL, encoded by the coding sequence ATGGCGCAGATTGGTATTTTCGTCGGCACGGTTTACGGCAACGCGTTGCTGGTGGCGGAAGAGGCGGAGCCTGTGCTGCAGGCGCAGGGGCATGAGGTGAAGATTTTTGAGGATCCGCGCCTCAGCGACTGGCAGCAGTACAGCGATAAAGTGGCGCTGGTGGTAACCTCGACCACCGGCCACGGCGACTTCCCGGACAGCATTGCCGGGCTGTATCACGACGTGAAGGATAAGCTGGGCCATCAGCCGCAGCTGCGCTACGGCGTTATCGCGCTGGGCGACAGCAGCTATGAAAACTTCTGCGGCGCCGGAAAAACCTTCGACGCCCAGCTGCAGGAGCAGGGCGCGACCCGCGTCGGCGAGCTGCTGCTGGTGGACGCGATGGAATCGCCGGAGCCGGAAAGCGTCAGCACCCCCTGGGTAGAAAACTGGGGTAAGCTGCTGTAG
- the truC gene encoding tRNA pseudouridine(65) synthase TruC, with protein MLEIIYQDEWLVAVNKPAGWLVHRSWLDRKEKVVVMQTVRDQIGQHVFTAHRLDRPTSGVLLMGLSSEVGRLLSQQFEQHQMRKTYHAVVRGWLEGADRLDYPLTEELDKIADKFASPDKGPQPAVTDWRGLAITEQPVAIGRYPSARYSLIELQPATGRKHQLRRHLSHLRHPIIGDTTHGDLRQNRGAAQHFGCERLMLHASSLALNHPVTGEPLLIRAGLDESWQRMMQYFGWQQLLPELPRVEFDPQPGQDKAPQ; from the coding sequence ATGCTGGAGATTATCTATCAGGATGAATGGCTGGTGGCCGTCAATAAGCCGGCCGGTTGGCTGGTGCATCGCAGCTGGCTCGATCGCAAAGAAAAAGTGGTGGTGATGCAGACGGTGCGCGATCAGATCGGACAACATGTATTTACCGCGCACCGGCTTGACAGGCCCACGTCCGGCGTACTGCTGATGGGGCTGTCCAGTGAGGTGGGGCGCCTGCTGTCGCAGCAGTTCGAGCAGCATCAGATGCGCAAAACCTACCACGCCGTGGTGCGCGGCTGGCTGGAAGGGGCGGACCGGCTCGACTATCCGCTCACCGAAGAGCTGGATAAGATTGCTGATAAGTTCGCCTCGCCCGATAAAGGGCCGCAGCCGGCGGTGACCGACTGGCGTGGGCTGGCTATCACCGAGCAGCCGGTGGCCATCGGCCGCTATCCCTCGGCGCGCTATAGCCTGATCGAACTGCAACCGGCAACCGGGCGCAAACATCAGCTGCGCCGTCATCTCTCCCATCTGCGTCATCCGATCATCGGCGATACCACGCATGGCGATCTGCGCCAAAACCGCGGCGCCGCGCAGCACTTCGGCTGTGAGCGTTTGATGCTGCACGCCAGCAGCCTGGCGCTTAACCATCCGGTAACGGGCGAACCGCTACTGATCCGCGCCGGGCTTGATGAGAGCTGGCAGCGTATGATGCAGTACTTTGGCTGGCAGCAGCTTCTCCCCGAACTTCCCAGGGTTGAGTTTGACCCGCAGCCAGGTCAGGATAAGGCACCACAATAA
- a CDS encoding YqcC family protein: MHREHQVRQGLLAVEALLKTHALWRSEAPEAAAFASTQPFFLDTMQPLEWLQWVLIPRMHALLDAGDQLPQNFAIAPYYEVALEADTPGRGALLTHLNALDALFVAAGR; the protein is encoded by the coding sequence ATGCACCGAGAACATCAGGTTCGCCAGGGGTTGCTGGCGGTTGAAGCCTTGCTGAAAACGCATGCGCTGTGGCGCAGCGAAGCGCCCGAAGCGGCGGCGTTCGCCAGCACGCAGCCCTTTTTCCTCGATACCATGCAGCCGCTGGAGTGGCTGCAGTGGGTGCTGATCCCGCGCATGCACGCGCTGCTCGACGCCGGCGATCAGCTGCCGCAAAACTTCGCCATCGCCCCCTATTATGAAGTGGCGCTGGAAGCGGACACGCCGGGAAGAGGCGCGCTGCTGACCCATCTCAACGCGCTTGATGCACTGTTTGTCGCCGCAGGTCGCTGA
- the syd gene encoding SecY-interacting protein, with translation MNNDIATALRDFTQRYCQQWQQQHGHLPASADLYGIASPCEVESRDGVVLWRPQPFSAEPDLAAVERALELRLQPAAARYYTTQYAGDMQAMFEGQPITLLQVWSEADFARVQENLIGHLVMKRRLKQTPTLFIATTESDLDVVSLCNLSGEVVLEKLGTPQRKVLAPDIQTFLNSLQPVS, from the coding sequence ATGAATAATGATATCGCCACCGCGCTGCGCGACTTTACGCAGCGCTACTGCCAGCAGTGGCAGCAGCAGCATGGCCATCTGCCCGCCAGCGCTGATCTCTACGGCATCGCTTCGCCCTGCGAGGTGGAGAGCCGCGACGGCGTTGTGCTGTGGCGACCGCAGCCTTTCAGCGCCGAGCCAGATCTGGCGGCGGTGGAAAGAGCGCTGGAGCTGCGGCTGCAGCCAGCGGCGGCGCGCTACTATACTACGCAATATGCGGGCGACATGCAGGCGATGTTCGAAGGCCAGCCCATTACGCTGCTGCAGGTCTGGAGCGAAGCCGATTTTGCGCGCGTACAGGAAAACCTGATCGGCCATCTGGTGATGAAAAGGCGTCTGAAACAAACGCCGACCCTGTTTATCGCTACCACTGAATCTGATCTGGATGTGGTTTCGCTCTGCAACCTGAGCGGCGAAGTGGTGCTGGAAAAGCTCGGCACGCCGCAGCGCAAAGTGCTGGCACCGGACATACAGACTTTTCTTAATAGTTTACAACCGGTTAGTTAG
- the queF gene encoding NADPH-dependent 7-cyano-7-deazaguanine reductase QueF (Catalyzes the NADPH-dependent reduction of 7-cyano-7-deazaguanine (preQ0) to 7-aminomethyl-7-deazaguanine (preQ1) in queuosine biosynthesis): MSSYENHQALAGLTLGKPTAYQDRYDPALLQAVPRSLNREPLGLYPDNLPFHGADIWTLYELSWLNAKGVPQVAVGEVALRADSINLIESKSFKLYLNSFNQTRFADWGEVRQTLERDLSACAQGDVSVALFRLQEIEAQPIGHFEGVCIDEQDISIDDYQFNADYLADAAGSDIVEETLTSHLLKSNCLITNQPDWGSVQIRYRGPRINREALLRYLVSFRHHNEFHEQCVERIFNDLLRFCRPETLSVYARYTRRGGLDINPWRSNTDFKPSRSRLVRQ, from the coding sequence ATGTCTTCTTATGAAAACCACCAGGCGCTTGCCGGCCTGACGCTGGGCAAGCCTACCGCCTATCAGGATCGCTACGATCCGGCGCTGCTACAGGCGGTACCCCGTTCGCTGAACCGCGAACCGCTGGGGCTTTATCCCGATAACCTGCCCTTTCACGGCGCGGACATCTGGACCTTATATGAGCTTTCCTGGCTCAACGCGAAAGGCGTGCCGCAGGTCGCCGTCGGCGAAGTGGCACTGCGTGCCGACAGCATCAACCTGATCGAGTCGAAGAGCTTCAAGCTCTATCTTAACAGCTTTAACCAGACGCGTTTCGCCGACTGGGGCGAGGTGCGCCAGACGCTGGAGCGCGATTTAAGCGCCTGCGCGCAGGGCGACGTCAGCGTGGCGCTGTTCCGCCTGCAGGAGATCGAAGCGCAGCCGATCGGCCACTTCGAAGGCGTCTGTATCGATGAGCAGGATATCAGCATCGACGACTATCAGTTCAACGCCGATTACCTGGCCGACGCCGCAGGCAGTGATATTGTGGAAGAGACGCTGACCAGCCATCTGTTGAAATCCAACTGCCTGATCACCAACCAACCGGACTGGGGCTCGGTGCAGATCCGCTATCGCGGGCCGCGCATCAACCGCGAAGCGCTGCTGCGCTACCTGGTGTCATTCCGTCATCACAACGAGTTCCACGAGCAGTGCGTAGAGCGCATCTTTAACGATCTGCTGCGCTTCTGCCGTCCGGAAACGCTGTCGGTTTACGCCCGCTATACGCGGCGCGGCGGCCTGGATATCAATCCGTGGCGCAGCAATACGGATTTCAAACCGAGCCGTTCTCGTCTGGTGCGTCAGTAA
- the ppnN gene encoding nucleotide 5'-monophosphate nucleosidase PpnN: MITHISPLGSMDLLSQLEVDMLKRTASSDLYQLFRNCSLAVLNSGSQTDSSHELLSRFENFDINVLRRERGVKLELINPPEEAFVDGRIIRSLQANLFAVLRDILFVNGQLVAGGRFHQQVDVKNSAHITNLVFSILRNARALHVGEYPNMVVCWGGHSINATEYQYCRNVGTQLGLRELNICTGCGPGVMEAPMKGAAVGHAQQRYREGRFIGLTEPSIIAAEPPNPLVNELIIMPDIEKRLEAFVRIAHGIIIFPGGVGTAEELLYLLGILMNPENNDQVLPLILTGPKESADYFRVLDEFIVNTVGEQARRHYTIIIDDAAEVARQMKKAMPQVKENRRESGDAYSFNWSLRIEPDLQVPFLPTHDNMANLNLYPDQPPEKLAAALRRAFSGIVAGNVKEMGIREIRQKGPYKLHGEPAIMRRMDDLLQGFVAQHRMKLPGTAYIPCYEIIK, translated from the coding sequence TTGATTACACATATCAGCCCACTCGGCTCGATGGATCTGCTCTCGCAACTGGAAGTCGACATGCTGAAGCGTACGGCCAGCAGTGACCTCTACCAGCTGTTTCGCAACTGCTCCCTCGCCGTGCTTAATTCCGGCAGCCAGACCGACAGCAGCCATGAGCTGCTCTCCCGTTTCGAAAACTTCGATATCAACGTGCTGCGCCGCGAACGCGGCGTGAAGCTGGAGCTGATCAATCCGCCGGAAGAGGCCTTTGTCGACGGGCGCATTATCCGCTCGCTGCAGGCCAACCTGTTCGCCGTGCTGCGCGATATTCTGTTCGTCAACGGCCAGCTGGTCGCCGGCGGGCGCTTTCACCAGCAGGTCGATGTCAAAAACTCCGCGCACATTACCAACCTGGTGTTCTCTATTCTGCGTAACGCGCGCGCGCTGCACGTTGGGGAGTATCCCAATATGGTGGTCTGCTGGGGCGGCCACTCGATCAACGCGACCGAATATCAATACTGCCGCAACGTCGGCACCCAGCTTGGGCTGCGCGAGCTGAATATCTGCACCGGCTGCGGGCCGGGGGTCATGGAAGCGCCGATGAAAGGCGCCGCCGTCGGCCATGCGCAGCAACGCTATCGCGAAGGGCGCTTTATCGGCCTGACCGAACCCTCCATTATCGCCGCGGAGCCGCCTAACCCGCTGGTGAACGAACTGATTATCATGCCGGACATCGAAAAACGTCTGGAAGCCTTTGTGCGCATCGCCCACGGTATTATCATTTTCCCGGGCGGCGTGGGCACGGCGGAAGAGCTGCTCTATCTGCTGGGCATTCTGATGAACCCGGAAAACAACGATCAGGTGCTGCCGCTGATCCTGACCGGGCCGAAAGAGAGCGCCGATTACTTCCGCGTGTTGGATGAGTTTATCGTCAACACCGTCGGCGAGCAGGCGCGCCGCCACTACACCATCATTATCGACGATGCGGCCGAAGTGGCGCGCCAGATGAAAAAAGCGATGCCGCAGGTGAAAGAGAACCGTCGTGAAAGCGGCGACGCCTACAGCTTCAACTGGTCGCTGCGTATTGAGCCGGATCTGCAGGTGCCCTTCCTGCCGACTCACGACAATATGGCTAACCTCAATCTCTATCCCGATCAGCCGCCGGAAAAACTGGCCGCTGCGCTGCGCCGCGCCTTCTCCGGCATTGTGGCCGGCAACGTGAAGGAGATGGGCATTCGCGAGATCCGCCAAAAAGGTCCGTATAAGCTGCACGGCGAGCCGGCCATCATGCGCCGCATGGACGATCTGCTGCAAGGCTTTGTCGCGCAGCACCGTATGAAACTGCCGGGCACCGCTTATATCCCGTGTTACGAAATCATTAAATAA
- the xni gene encoding flap endonuclease Xni translates to MTIHLLIVDALNLIRRIHAVQGSPCQERCVAALQQLLGHTQPTHAVAVFDDELRREGWRHQLLPDYKAGRPPMPDDLQREMPQIQAAFRQAGVACWSAEGDEADDLAATLAVKVAQSGYQATIVSTDKGYCQLLAPAIRIRDYFQKRWLDQPFIDAEFGVAPQQLTDYWGLAGISSSKIPGVAGIGPKSASQLLLQFGSLAQLYQQFEAVPEKWRKKLAEQREMAFISQRVATLRTDLQLNGNLKDLRLANPAHGNGVAPM, encoded by the coding sequence ATGACGATTCATTTACTTATTGTTGACGCGCTTAACCTTATTCGCCGCATTCACGCCGTGCAGGGCAGCCCCTGTCAGGAGCGCTGCGTCGCCGCGCTGCAGCAGCTGCTGGGGCATACACAACCGACCCACGCGGTGGCGGTGTTTGACGACGAACTGCGGCGCGAAGGCTGGCGCCATCAGCTGCTGCCCGATTACAAGGCGGGGCGTCCGCCGATGCCGGACGATCTGCAGCGCGAGATGCCGCAGATTCAGGCGGCGTTTCGTCAGGCGGGGGTCGCATGCTGGTCCGCCGAAGGCGATGAGGCGGACGATCTGGCCGCCACGCTGGCGGTTAAAGTGGCGCAAAGCGGCTATCAGGCGACCATCGTTTCGACCGATAAAGGCTACTGCCAGCTGCTGGCGCCGGCGATCCGCATCCGCGACTACTTCCAGAAACGCTGGCTCGATCAGCCTTTTATCGATGCCGAATTCGGCGTGGCGCCACAGCAGCTTACCGACTATTGGGGGCTGGCGGGCATCAGCAGCAGCAAAATTCCGGGCGTCGCCGGCATCGGGCCGAAAAGCGCCAGCCAGCTGCTGCTGCAGTTCGGCTCGCTGGCACAGCTCTACCAGCAGTTTGAGGCGGTGCCGGAGAAGTGGCGTAAAAAGCTGGCGGAACAGCGTGAGATGGCCTTTATCAGCCAGCGCGTCGCCACGCTGCGCACCGATCTGCAGCTAAACGGCAATTTGAAAGATCTGCGTCTGGCCAACCCGGCGCACGGAAATGGCGTCGCGCCCATGTAA
- the rlmM gene encoding 23S rRNA (cytidine(2498)-2'-O)-methyltransferase RlmM, which produces MNKVLLYCRSGFEKECAAEITDKAAQREVYGFARVKENAGYVLFECYEATDADKLARELPFSELIFARQMVVVGELLRDLPPEDRIAPIAGMLNGAVEKGGELRVEVPDTNEAKELLKFCRKFTVPLRTALRQQGSLLNYESDKRPVVHVFFIASGHCYAGYSYPANNSPFFMGIPRLKFPADAPSRSTLKLEEAFHVFIPADEWDERLGSGMYAVDLGACPGGWTYQLVKRSMMVHAVDNGPMAPSLMDTGQVMHHREDGFKYRPTRSNISWLVCDMVEKPVRVASLMAEWLINGWCREAIFNLKLPMKKRYEEVSQNLAMIQEKLQENGINAQIQARQLYHDREEVTVHIRRIWGAAPGRRDER; this is translated from the coding sequence ATGAATAAAGTGTTGTTGTATTGCCGCTCCGGCTTTGAAAAAGAGTGCGCGGCGGAAATTACCGATAAAGCGGCGCAGCGCGAAGTCTACGGCTTTGCGCGCGTAAAAGAGAACGCCGGTTACGTGCTGTTTGAGTGCTACGAAGCGACAGATGCCGACAAGCTGGCGCGCGAGCTGCCGTTCAGCGAGCTGATTTTTGCCCGTCAGATGGTGGTGGTGGGCGAGCTACTGCGTGACCTGCCGCCAGAGGATCGTATTGCGCCGATCGCCGGTATGCTGAACGGCGCGGTGGAGAAGGGCGGCGAGCTGCGCGTCGAGGTGCCGGACACCAACGAAGCGAAAGAGCTGCTGAAGTTCTGCCGTAAGTTTACCGTTCCGCTGCGCACTGCGCTGCGCCAGCAGGGTAGCCTGCTGAACTACGAAAGCGACAAGCGGCCGGTGGTTCACGTTTTCTTTATCGCCTCCGGCCATTGCTACGCGGGATACTCTTATCCCGCCAATAATTCGCCGTTCTTTATGGGCATCCCGCGTCTTAAGTTTCCCGCCGACGCGCCCAGCCGTTCCACGTTAAAGCTGGAAGAGGCGTTTCACGTCTTTATTCCCGCCGACGAGTGGGACGAACGTCTGGGGAGCGGCATGTACGCGGTGGACCTGGGCGCCTGCCCTGGCGGCTGGACCTATCAGCTGGTGAAACGCAGCATGATGGTGCATGCGGTGGATAACGGCCCGATGGCGCCAAGCCTGATGGACACCGGACAGGTGATGCATCACCGCGAGGATGGCTTTAAGTATCGTCCGACGCGCAGCAATATCAGCTGGCTGGTGTGCGATATGGTAGAAAAACCGGTACGCGTCGCCAGCCTGATGGCGGAGTGGCTAATCAACGGCTGGTGCCGCGAGGCGATTTTCAACCTCAAGCTGCCGATGAAAAAGCGTTATGAAGAGGTGTCGCAGAACCTGGCGATGATTCAGGAGAAGCTGCAGGAAAACGGCATCAATGCGCAGATTCAGGCGCGTCAGCTCTATCACGATCGCGAAGAGGTAACGGTGCATATCCGTCGCATCTGGGGCGCCGCGCCGGGCCGCCGCGACGAGCGCTAA
- a CDS encoding DUF423 domain-containing protein: MSSRAMLIFSAISGFFFVAFGAFGAHVLSQSLGPTEMAWIHTALDYQAWHTLAIIGLAAAMLRRANIWFYWSSAFLALGVVLFSGSLYCLALSHLKMWVFVTPVGGTCFLIGWVLMLIGALRLKRKADRHE; the protein is encoded by the coding sequence ATGTCCAGTCGTGCAATGTTGATTTTTTCCGCCATCAGCGGCTTTTTCTTTGTCGCTTTCGGCGCGTTTGGTGCGCACGTACTTAGCCAGTCTCTCGGCCCGACGGAGATGGCCTGGATCCATACCGCGCTCGATTATCAGGCCTGGCACACCCTGGCGATTATCGGCCTGGCGGCCGCGATGCTGCGCCGCGCCAATATCTGGTTTTACTGGAGCAGCGCGTTTCTGGCTCTGGGCGTAGTACTGTTCAGCGGCAGCCTTTACTGCCTCGCGCTCTCCCATTTGAAGATGTGGGTCTTCGTGACGCCGGTGGGCGGCACCTGCTTCCTGATTGGTTGGGTTTTAATGTTAATTGGCGCGCTGCGTCTGAAGAGAAAGGCAGATCGCCATGAATAA
- the gcvA gene encoding glycine cleavage system transcriptional regulator GcvA, with translation MSKRLPPLNALRVFDAAARHLSFTKAAEELFVTQAAVSHQIKSLEDFLGLKLFRRRNRSLLLTEEGQSYYLDIKEIFSALNDATRKLQARSAKGALTVSLLPSFAIQWLVPRLSSFNSAYPGIDVRIQAVDREEEKLADDVDVAIFYGRGNWPGLRVEKLYAEYLLPVCSPQLLTSDKPLKTPADLAHVTLLHDASRRDWQSYTRQLGLQHINVQQGPIFSHSAMVLQAAIHGQGVALANNVMAQSEIEAGRLVCPFNDVLVSKNAFYLVCHDSQAELGKIAAFRQWILAKAASEQEKFRFRYAS, from the coding sequence ATGTCAAAACGTCTTCCACCACTTAATGCGTTGCGCGTTTTTGACGCCGCAGCGCGCCATCTCAGCTTTACAAAAGCGGCTGAAGAGCTGTTTGTTACGCAGGCTGCTGTAAGCCATCAGATAAAATCTCTGGAAGATTTTCTGGGTCTTAAGCTGTTTCGGCGGCGTAATCGTTCGTTATTGCTGACCGAAGAAGGTCAAAGCTACTATCTGGATATTAAGGAGATTTTTTCCGCGCTCAACGACGCCACGCGTAAACTGCAGGCGCGTAGCGCCAAGGGTGCATTGACCGTCAGCCTGCTGCCGAGCTTCGCTATTCAGTGGCTGGTGCCGCGCCTTTCCAGCTTTAACTCAGCTTATCCGGGGATCGACGTGCGCATTCAGGCGGTGGACCGCGAAGAGGAGAAGCTGGCGGATGATGTGGACGTGGCGATTTTCTACGGCCGCGGCAACTGGCCAGGGCTGCGGGTGGAGAAACTCTACGCTGAATATCTGCTGCCTGTCTGCTCGCCGCAGCTACTGACCAGTGATAAGCCGTTGAAAACGCCCGCCGATCTGGCGCATGTCACGCTGCTGCATGACGCCTCGCGCCGTGACTGGCAATCCTATACTCGTCAGCTAGGCTTGCAGCACATTAATGTGCAGCAGGGCCCGATTTTCAGCCACAGCGCCATGGTGTTGCAGGCGGCGATCCATGGTCAGGGCGTGGCGCTGGCTAACAACGTGATGGCGCAAAGCGAGATTGAGGCGGGCCGTCTAGTCTGTCCTTTCAATGACGTATTAGTCAGTAAGAATGCTTTTTATCTGGTTTGTCATGACAGTCAGGCAGAACTGGGTAAAATAGCCGCCTTTCGACAGTGGATTCTGGCAAAAGCGGCAAGCGAACAAGAAAAATTCCGCTTCCGTTACGCCAGTTAA
- a CDS encoding YgdI/YgdR family lipoprotein, giving the protein MKKLAAALAACAMTFTLAACSSNYVMHTNDGRTIVADGKPMVDEDTGMISYKDASGHEQQINRTDVKEMVEMGQ; this is encoded by the coding sequence ATGAAAAAACTCGCCGCAGCACTGGCCGCCTGTGCCATGACTTTTACTTTAGCCGCCTGCTCCAGCAACTACGTGATGCACACCAATGATGGCCGCACCATTGTTGCCGATGGTAAGCCTATGGTAGACGAAGATACCGGTATGATCAGCTACAAAGATGCCTCTGGCCATGAACAGCAGATCAACCGCACTGACGTGAAAGAGATGGTGGAGATGGGGCAGTAA